The Variovorax paradoxus B4 genome includes a region encoding these proteins:
- a CDS encoding sensor histidine kinase, producing MELYHTGGAQAALQTPHDGRAATSLRCSTRDRALAVISHELRQPLNVIQMNASLLQRLPASAEPSQLQRIAQAMQRAVESQTRLIDDLLDFSRVRTGKLALRRAEVDFGALALDLVAAFGARWPSGRIRAQMKAGDPLICHADPVRLEQVVGNLLDNAIKFSPAGAEVQVRLSSEDGFARLAVADSGCGIAHEFLPHVFGLFSQAGTGEGGSRGGLGIGLALVHGLAVAHGGFVKATSAGPGRGAEFNVWLPLHRRA from the coding sequence GTGGAGCTTTATCACACCGGGGGCGCGCAAGCCGCCCTTCAGACCCCGCACGACGGTCGAGCCGCAACGAGCTTGCGCTGCAGCACCCGGGACCGGGCGCTGGCCGTCATCTCGCACGAACTCAGGCAGCCCCTGAATGTCATTCAGATGAACGCCAGCCTGCTCCAGCGCCTGCCCGCATCCGCGGAACCCTCGCAACTGCAGCGCATCGCCCAGGCGATGCAGCGCGCCGTCGAAAGCCAGACGCGGCTCATCGACGACCTGCTCGATTTCTCGCGCGTACGAACCGGCAAGCTGGCGCTGCGCCGCGCGGAGGTCGACTTCGGCGCACTCGCGCTGGACCTTGTCGCCGCATTCGGCGCACGCTGGCCTTCGGGGCGCATCCGTGCGCAGATGAAGGCGGGCGATCCGTTGATCTGCCATGCCGACCCGGTGCGGCTGGAGCAGGTCGTGGGCAACCTGTTGGACAACGCGATCAAGTTCTCGCCCGCCGGCGCGGAGGTTCAGGTGCGCCTTTCCTCCGAGGACGGCTTTGCACGGCTTGCGGTGGCGGACAGCGGCTGCGGCATCGCGCACGAATTCCTGCCGCATGTCTTCGGCCTGTTCAGCCAGGCCGGCACCGGGGAGGGCGGCTCGCGCGGTGGGCTGGGCATCGGCCTTGCGCTGGTTCACGGCCTTGCGGTCGCCCACGGCGGGTTCGTGAAGGCGACCTCCGCGGGGCCGGGACGCGGCGCCGAGTTCAACGTGTGGCTTCCTCTTCATCGGCGCGCCTGA
- a CDS encoding ATP-binding protein produces the protein MYDIAARSTPVEAHPRAAQGPGEVRWRFGAFILWEAQRRLERLGQSVRLGSRSFELLLQLLRRVGEVVGKDELLATVWAGVVVEESSVRVHISALRKALGEPQDGDNCKEWISNFPLRGYRFNGTVFREQVGMPTEDRPRAAALPALSFAKLPERLTRLVGRDADMARVLAALATRRLVTIVGTGGIGKTRVAIHAAECHAERTAMQLAFIDLSSLVSQAHLASTVARALGAPADTPDTTRAILQRLEDRDVLLLIDNCEHMLDALALLITELLGALPGLRILATSREAIRIEGEHVERLSPLAVPGAECADLAEAMVSPAVELLVERAKAVGARAFEDSDGRLLAAVARQVDGIPLAIELVAARLGVQPIGDLAFRLNDHMRLYSAGSRAVLPRHSTLAAALDWSIALLDDAELRLFRRLSVFRGRFDVESALSVTRADMDSEVAFDALISLANKSLVSFDNSDGIAPYRLLETTRSYAAALLAQTDEGPALQRRHALFMRELMGAATSDSGELTMQAWNARYAHRLDDVRSALDACLAQQDDWETGAALTVASAPLWFHVSQVEEYRDRVIAALACLVQQPGPGTETEAWLQIALGNALWHTRGPVPEMGAAYDRALAVAMSVRSVVLELQARWGICVLHAIRGEYAAALHHSQVLFEFAQSAPDPAALNLAHRVTALASHFCGDFSAASAGAQAAILVSGTVRQTPVNLFQVDAAVASNALLARTLWLQGNAAKAMATATRAVALAEAGGNALSLCFALFGTCPVALWSGELELARKWVRMLLDEAQRRGLMYWHQWAHCYALGLQARTADDPDRHIRQVAQQLGDFDAPRKEMLVTFCADWIDDETIARAGDGHGQWSAAETWRAAGRCCEQRGLDDEAEAFYRRAIDTARQQGALGWEFRAAVSVARLWVRLGKAKDALELLDEICARAAPRGEHPGFAQARALRNEISRT, from the coding sequence ATGTACGACATCGCGGCGCGCTCCACGCCAGTGGAGGCGCATCCCCGCGCGGCGCAGGGGCCGGGCGAGGTCCGCTGGCGCTTTGGCGCATTCATCCTCTGGGAGGCCCAGCGCCGGCTCGAAAGACTCGGGCAAAGCGTGCGCCTGGGCTCCCGCTCGTTCGAGTTGCTGCTGCAACTGCTCAGGCGCGTGGGCGAAGTCGTGGGCAAGGACGAGCTGCTCGCCACCGTCTGGGCCGGCGTGGTGGTCGAGGAGTCCAGTGTGCGAGTCCACATCTCCGCGCTTCGCAAGGCCTTGGGCGAGCCGCAAGACGGGGACAACTGCAAGGAATGGATTTCGAACTTTCCCCTGCGCGGCTACCGGTTCAATGGAACGGTCTTTCGCGAACAGGTCGGCATGCCGACCGAGGATCGGCCGCGGGCGGCGGCCCTGCCCGCGCTGTCTTTCGCGAAGCTGCCGGAGCGCCTCACCCGGCTGGTGGGCCGCGACGCCGACATGGCCCGCGTGCTGGCGGCACTCGCCACGCGCCGGCTGGTCACCATCGTCGGCACCGGCGGCATCGGGAAGACCCGTGTCGCCATCCATGCGGCCGAATGCCATGCAGAACGCACGGCCATGCAGCTGGCATTCATCGATCTCTCGTCGCTGGTCTCGCAGGCCCATCTGGCGAGCACGGTGGCCCGCGCGCTCGGCGCACCGGCGGACACCCCCGACACGACGCGAGCCATCCTCCAGCGCCTGGAGGACCGCGATGTGCTCCTGCTGATCGACAACTGCGAGCACATGCTCGACGCGCTGGCGCTTCTCATCACCGAACTGCTCGGCGCCCTGCCCGGCTTGCGCATCCTCGCAACCAGTCGGGAGGCCATTCGCATCGAGGGAGAACACGTCGAACGGCTGTCGCCGCTCGCGGTGCCCGGCGCGGAATGTGCCGACCTGGCCGAAGCCATGGTGTCGCCAGCGGTCGAACTGCTCGTCGAGCGTGCGAAGGCCGTGGGTGCCCGCGCGTTCGAGGATTCCGATGGCCGGTTGCTCGCCGCAGTCGCCCGGCAGGTCGATGGCATCCCGCTGGCCATCGAACTGGTGGCGGCACGTCTGGGCGTCCAGCCGATCGGCGATCTTGCGTTCCGGCTGAATGACCACATGCGGCTCTACTCCGCGGGCAGCAGGGCCGTTCTGCCCCGGCACAGCACGCTCGCGGCCGCGCTGGACTGGAGCATCGCACTGCTGGACGACGCGGAACTGCGGCTCTTCCGGCGACTCTCGGTTTTCCGGGGGCGCTTCGATGTCGAGTCGGCGCTGAGCGTCACCCGGGCGGACATGGATTCCGAAGTGGCGTTCGATGCATTGATCTCGCTGGCGAACAAGTCGCTGGTGTCGTTCGACAACAGCGACGGCATCGCGCCCTACCGGCTGCTCGAGACGACGCGCAGCTACGCCGCCGCACTTCTCGCGCAGACCGATGAAGGCCCGGCGTTGCAGCGGCGCCATGCGCTCTTCATGCGCGAGCTGATGGGCGCCGCGACGTCGGATTCGGGTGAACTCACCATGCAGGCCTGGAACGCGCGTTACGCGCACCGGCTGGACGACGTGCGCAGTGCGCTGGACGCCTGCCTGGCGCAGCAGGACGATTGGGAGACCGGCGCCGCGCTCACCGTCGCTTCGGCGCCCTTGTGGTTTCATGTCTCGCAGGTCGAGGAGTACCGCGACCGGGTCATCGCCGCGCTCGCATGCCTCGTGCAACAGCCGGGGCCGGGCACAGAGACAGAGGCGTGGCTGCAGATCGCCCTGGGCAACGCGCTGTGGCACACCCGCGGACCGGTCCCCGAAATGGGCGCCGCCTACGATCGGGCGCTTGCTGTGGCCATGTCGGTCCGGTCGGTCGTGCTGGAGCTCCAGGCCCGCTGGGGCATCTGCGTGCTGCATGCGATTCGCGGCGAGTACGCGGCCGCGCTGCACCACTCGCAGGTGCTGTTCGAATTCGCGCAATCGGCCCCCGACCCCGCCGCGCTCAACCTGGCACATCGCGTGACCGCGCTGGCGAGTCACTTCTGCGGAGACTTTTCTGCGGCCAGTGCCGGCGCCCAGGCGGCGATCCTTGTAAGCGGCACCGTGCGCCAGACACCCGTCAACCTGTTCCAGGTCGATGCCGCCGTCGCATCGAACGCCTTGCTGGCCCGCACGCTCTGGCTCCAGGGCAATGCGGCGAAGGCCATGGCCACCGCCACCCGCGCGGTGGCTCTTGCCGAGGCCGGGGGCAATGCGCTGTCGCTGTGCTTCGCGCTGTTCGGCACATGCCCGGTCGCCCTGTGGTCGGGCGAGCTGGAACTGGCGCGCAAATGGGTTCGCATGCTGCTGGACGAGGCCCAGCGCAGAGGTCTGATGTACTGGCACCAGTGGGCCCACTGCTATGCGCTGGGCCTGCAGGCGCGCACCGCGGACGACCCCGACCGCCATATCCGCCAGGTCGCGCAGCAACTCGGTGACTTCGACGCGCCACGCAAGGAAATGCTCGTAACCTTCTGCGCCGACTGGATCGACGACGAGACGATCGCGCGGGCCGGCGACGGACACGGCCAATGGAGCGCGGCGGAGACCTGGCGCGCTGCGGGCCGGTGTTGCGAGCAGCGCGGCCTCGACGATGAAGCCGAGGCGTTCTACCGGCGTGCCATCGACACCGCCAGGCAGCAAGGCGCGTTGGGTTGGGAATTTCGTGCGGCGGTCAGCGTTGCAAGGCTGTGGGTTCGCCTGGGCAAGGCGAAGGACGCCCTCGAACTGCTGGACGAGATCTGCGCGCGCGCGGCACCTCGCGGCGAGCACCCCGGCTTTGCGCAAGCCCGCGCGCTGCGCAACGAAATCTCCCGGACCTGA
- a CDS encoding LysR family transcriptional regulator codes for MTTSALPSPSSIPLAPRADPLASSFATSYAGVVAFIAVVTEGSFARAADRLGIGRSAVSRSVQKLEDQLNVRLFLRTTRSTTLTREGDLFYANCHTGVDRIVQAVEEMRDLRQGPPRGHLRINAAVGFGRRVVAPLLGEFRAAYPEVTIDLLLNDKPTDFTSDRVDIAFRNGRMEDAQIIAKQIIPMQLLLCASPAYQAAHGLPDSVEALARHECINFRFSSGRIFEWEFKVGGQPRKLVPQAKLTYNDADLVLQAVLDGHGIAQLPGYLACEALRTGALVPCLTQYAPDDSGHYICYLSRQHLPSRMRVFIDFMTSKIRAADLDCLTDLSPKLQADAGIGADATTA; via the coding sequence ATGACAACCTCTGCCCTCCCTTCACCCTCTTCCATCCCCCTCGCGCCACGCGCGGACCCACTGGCCTCCAGCTTCGCCACCAGCTATGCCGGGGTGGTCGCCTTCATTGCCGTCGTCACGGAAGGCAGCTTCGCACGGGCCGCCGACCGGCTGGGCATCGGCCGCTCCGCCGTGAGCCGCAGCGTCCAGAAGCTGGAAGACCAGTTGAACGTCCGGCTCTTCCTGCGCACCACGCGAAGCACCACGCTCACGCGCGAAGGCGACCTCTTCTACGCCAATTGCCACACCGGGGTCGACCGCATCGTCCAGGCCGTGGAAGAAATGCGTGACCTGCGGCAAGGCCCGCCCCGCGGGCATCTGCGCATCAACGCCGCGGTCGGGTTCGGCCGCCGGGTCGTGGCGCCCCTGCTGGGCGAATTTCGCGCGGCCTACCCGGAGGTCACCATCGACCTGTTGCTGAACGACAAGCCGACTGACTTCACCTCCGACCGCGTCGACATCGCGTTTCGCAACGGCCGCATGGAAGACGCCCAGATCATCGCCAAGCAGATCATCCCCATGCAGCTGCTGCTGTGCGCCTCCCCCGCCTACCAGGCGGCCCACGGACTGCCCGACAGCGTGGAAGCGCTCGCCCGGCACGAGTGCATCAACTTCCGCTTTTCATCCGGTCGCATCTTCGAATGGGAGTTCAAGGTCGGGGGCCAGCCACGCAAGCTCGTGCCGCAGGCCAAGCTCACCTACAACGACGCGGACCTGGTGCTGCAGGCCGTGCTCGACGGCCACGGCATCGCCCAGCTGCCGGGCTACCTGGCCTGCGAGGCACTGAGAACGGGTGCGCTGGTCCCGTGCCTGACACAGTACGCACCCGACGACAGCGGCCACTACATCTGCTACCTGAGCCGGCAGCACCTGCCTTCGCGCATGCGCGTGTTCATCGACTTCATGACCTCGAAGATCCGGGCCGCCGACCTGGACTGCCTCACCGACCTCAGCCCGAAGCTGCAGGCCGACGCCGGGATTGGTGCCGACGCGACAACAGCGTGA